From Solea senegalensis isolate Sse05_10M linkage group LG7, IFAPA_SoseM_1, whole genome shotgun sequence, a single genomic window includes:
- the cebpg gene encoding CCAAT/enhancer-binding protein gamma, whose product MSRPSQPKLTTSSDRSGVSVIQSQGHASSSLPPSVIGLQQVPQLVPAHPSAGGGKALPPSKMKKPPADKDSDEYRQRRERNNLAVKKSRMRSKQKAMDTQQRVNELKEENERLEAKIKLLSKELSVLKDLFLEHAHNLADNVPPPQAGAEGSSPAPNNPTNGQ is encoded by the coding sequence ATGAGCCGGCCGTCGCAGCCGAAACTCACCACATCATCTGACCGCAGTGGCGTGAGCGTTATCCAAAGTCAGGGCCACGCCTCTTCATCGCTGCCACCGTCCGTAATTGGACTGCAGCAAGTCCCACaacttgtccccgcccaccctTCAGCCGGAGGCGGCAAGGCCCTCCCCCCCAGCAAGATGAAGAAGCCCCCGGCGGACAAGGACAGCGACGAGTACCGGCAGCGACGCGAGCGCAACAACCTGGCGGTGAAGAAGAGTCGCATGCGCAGCAAACAGAAGGCGATGGACACGCAGCAGCGCGTCAACGAGCTGAAGGAGGAGAACGAGCGTCTGGAGGCAAAGATCAAGCTGCTGAGCAAAGAACTGAGCGTGCTCAAAGACCTGTTCCTGGAGCACGCTCACAACCTGGCTGACAACGTCCCGCCTCCACAGGCTGGCGCAGAGGGCTCCAGCCCCGCCCCCAACAACCCCACCAATGGacaatga
- the cebpa gene encoding CCAAT/enhancer-binding protein alpha, which translates to MELSNLYEVAPRPPLGSLPHSQQPSSGYRDPADPGGDIGDNETSIDLSAYIDPASFNDDFLADLFHHSSRQDKLKLMSGDFDPVPCSGPGSQQQHQQHQQHQQHQQHQQQQHQVYMSGYLESKLVPLYEHSPPRLRPVAIKQEPRDDEELSAGVPPSYPHHPQHFSPQSQLPHLQYQIAHCAQTTMHLHPGHPTPPPTPVPSPHQHQHPHQSGLKLLEQRGGGKSRKHVDKSSPEYRLRRERNNVAVRKSRDKAKMRNMETQQKVVELSSDNERLRRRVEHLSRELDTLRGIFRQMPDGSFKPS; encoded by the coding sequence ATGGAGCTGTCGAACTTGTATGAGGTCGCGCCCCGACCCCCGCTGGGCAGCCTGCCCCACAGCCAACAGCCGTCCTCCGGTTACAGAGATCCGGCTGACCCTGGCGGGGACATCGGAGACAACGAGACGTCCATTGACCTGAGCGCCTACATCGATCCCGCTTCCTTCAATGACGACTTTTTGGCGGACCTGTTCCACCACAGCTCCCGCCAGGACAAGCTGAAACTCATGAGCGGGGACTTTGACCCGGTTCCGTGCAGCGGCCCaggttcacagcagcagcatcagcagcatcagcagcatcagcagcatcagcagcaccagcagcaacagcatcagGTCTACATGTCTGGCTACTTAGAGTCCAAGCTGGTGCCGCTATACGAGCACAGTCCGCCGCGTCTCCGCCCTGTGGCCATCAAGCAGGAGCCGCGGGACGACGAGGAACTGAGCGCGGGCGTGCCGCCCTCCTACCCGCACCACCCGCAGCACTTCTCCCCGCAGTCGCAGCTGCCCCACCTCCAGTACCAGATTGCGCACTGCGCGCAGACCACCATGCACCTCCACCCAGGACACCCGACTCCTCCGCCAACCCCGGTGCCAAGCccgcaccagcaccagcacccgCACCAGAGCGGCCTGAAGCTGTTGGAGCAACGGGGTGGCGGGAAATCAAGGAAACACGTTGACAAGAGTAGCCCGGAGTACCGACTGAGGCGCGAGCGCAACAACGTGGCCGTGCGCAAGAGCAGAGACAAGGCGAAAATGCGCAACATGGAGACGCAGCAGAAAGTGGTGGAGCTAAGCTCAGACAACGAGAGACTGAGGCGGAGGGTGGAGCACCTGAGCCGTGAACTGGACACGCTGCGTGGAATCTTCAGACAGATGCCCGACGGATCCTTTAAACCCAGCTGA